DNA from Asticcacaulis sp. ZE23SCel15:
TTTTACCCCACCTTCCGGCCCGGAAGATCGGGCCTCCCTCCTCCCCTCCAAGAGGGGAGGTTCTGATATGAGCCGCGACAAAATTCCGCATCTATTGCCCCTTGTGTGATCCATATATCACACCATATCAGAGCCATGCTGATAGTTGCCCATAAGGGGACGTCGGCTAATTTCCGCCTTTGAGGGGATGCCATGAACATCGAAAAATACACTGAGAAAACCCAGTCCATTATCCGCGCCGCCCAAGGTTTAGCGCAGGCGAATAGCCACCAATATTTCACGCCGACGCACCTGCTGAAAGCCATGCTGGACGACAAGGGCAGCCTGTCGAAGCACCTTATTGAGCTGGCGGGCGGCAATGCCACGGCGTTTGCCGGCGCGGTCGATCAGGCGCTGACCAAGCTGCCTTCGGTCACCGGCGGCGGTCAGCAGCTTTACATGCACAACGACACGGCCAAGGTCTTTAACGAGGCCGAATCTGAAGCGGCCAAGGCGGGCGACAGTTTTGTCACGCCTGACCGATTGCTGATCGCGATTGCAGGCCTTAATGATAGCGCGCCCCTTCTCAAAGCCGCCGACGTCACCGCCAAACAATTACAGGATGTGCAAGTGAACTTCCGCAAAGGCAAGCCCGCCAATTCCGCCTCCGCCGACGAAGGCTTTGATGCGCTCAATAAATATGCCCGTGACCTGACGCAGGCCGCGCTCGACGGCAAGATCGACCCCGTCATTGGCCGCGACGAAGAAATCCGGCGCACCATTCAGGTTCTGGCCCGCCGGACCAAGAACAACCCCGTCCTGATCGGTGAGCCTGGGGTGGGTAAGACCGCCATTGTCGAAGGGCTGGCCATGCGCATCATCAATGGTGACGTGCCGGAATCGCTCAAGGATAAGAAGCTGTTTTCGCTCGATATGGGCTCACTGATTGCGGGTGCCAAATACCGCGGTGAGTTCGAGGAACGCCTCAAGGCCGTGCTCAATGAAGTGACGCAGGCCGAAGGCCAGATCGTGCTGTTCATTGACGAAATGCACACCCTGGTCGGGGCCGGGAAATCGGACGGCGCCATGGATGCGTCGAACCTGCTCAAGCCCGCTCTGGCGCGCGGTGAACTGCACTGCGTGGGGGCCACGACCCTTGATGAATACCGTAAGCACGTTGAAAAAGATGCGGCTTTGGCCCGCCGGTTCCAGCCGGTGTTCGTGTCGGAACCGACGGTTGAGGACACGATTTCGATCCTGCGCGGACTGAAGGAAAAGTACGAAGTCCACCACGGCGTGCGCATTTCCGACAGCGCGATTGTGTCGGCGGCGACCCTGTCGAACCGTTATATTGCCGACCGGTTTTTGCCGGACAAAGCGATTGATTTGATTGACGAAGCCGCGTCGCGCGTGCGCATGGCCGTCGATTCAAAGCCCGAAGAACTGGACGAAATCGACCGCCGTGTCGTACAGCTTAAGATCGAACGTGAGGCCCTGAATAAGGAAACCGACGCCGGGTCCAAAACCCGTCTGGAGCGCCTCAGCGAAGAACTGTCCGAACTGGAATCGCAATCGGCTGACCTGACGCAAAAGTGGAAGGCCGAAAAGGATAAGGTCGGGGCCGCCGCTGTGGCGCGTGAAGCGCTCGATCGGGCGCGGATTGAACTCGCCAATGTCCAGCGCGCCGGTGATCTGCAAAAGGCGTCTGAGATACTGTACGGGCAAATTCCGGCGCTGGAAAAACAGCTGGAACGGGCCGAGGCCACATCACAAGAGGCTCCGCTGACGCCGGAAGTCGTGGATTCCTCCCAGATCGCGCAGGTCGTGTCGCGCTGGACCGGCATACCTGTCGATAAGATGCTGGAGGGTGAGCGCGATAAGCTGTTACGCATGGAGGATGAACTGCGCAAACGGGTCGTGGGCCAGGATGAGGCGCTGGAAGCCGTGTCTGACGCTGTGCGCCGGGCGCGGGCGGGCCTGAAAGACCCGAACCGTCCGATCGGTTCGTTCCTGTTCTTAGGCCCAACCGGCGTCGGTAAGACCGAGTTGAATAAGGCTTTGGCGGAGTTCCTGTTTGACGATGAGGCGGCCATCACGCGGCTGGATATGTCTGAATATATGGAAAAACATTCCGTCTCACGCATGATCGGCGCGCCGCCAGGTTATGTCGGTTATGACGAAGGCGGTGCCTTGACGGAGGCCGTGCGGCGTCGTCCCTATCAGGTCGTACTGTTCGATGAGGTCGAAAAAGCTCACCCGGATGTGTTCAATATCCTGCTGCAGGTGCTGGATGATGGACGTCTGACCGACGGGCAGGGGCGTGTGGTCGATTTCCGCAATACCCTGATCGTCATGACCTCGAACCTGGGGTCGCAATATCTGGTGAGTATGAGTGAAGAGACCGATATCGAAACCGTCCGGCCTCTGGTGATGGACGATGTGCGTCGTCATTTCCGGCCAGAGTTCCTCAACCGGATTGATGAGACCATCCTGTTCCATCGCCTCGGCCGGGAAAACATGTCGGCCATCATCCGCATTCAGCTCAAAGGCATCGAAAAACGCCTGTCTGAGCGCGGCATGAGTTTGGTGATTGATGAGGCGGCGCTCAGCCATCTGGCCGATCGTGGTTACGATCCGGCGTATGGTGCAAGGCCTCTGAAACGGGTGATCCAGAAGGAACTGGTCGATCATATCGCCAAGTCGATCCTCAGCGGCACCTTGGCCGATGGCGATGTCATCAGCGTCGGTTACGACGGCGAGGAACTGGTGATCGCCAAACCCACCGTCAACTAGGGGCAAGCCCCTAGAACCGATTGACCAGAGGTTGCCAACACTATCTCCTCCCTATTGCGCAGCGATGGGGAGGTGGCAGACCGCCTTCGGCGGGATGACGGAGGGGTATCCTTTCGGTTAGTGCCGTTTACCCCCTCTTCAATTCATTTCATGAATTAAAGCTCCCCCTCCAAGAGGGGGAGTTCTCATTACGGCCGCTGCACTAAAACCCCGCGCCAGCCAAGGCCGGCATAGGTCTCATAGCCCGGCGTTTTGTGATAGGCGGTGATGGTGCCGTCCGGGTCACGGTAATGGCCGGACTCGCGGCCATCGGACTTGATCTGCACCCGTTCGGACAAGATACCCTTGCCGTCCGATGCAGCAATAATCAGCCCCGACGCATCGACCAGCAGGGCGCGGGTCTTGGCCCGCTCTTCATCCCCCAGACGGATGCCGGTCATGATCGTCTGCGCCTGCGGCTGCCAGTCGAAATGCACCCCCAAAATCCCCAAAAGCTTGCCGTCCGCTTCGCCGCCTGCACGTACGCCAGTGGCATAGGTCGCAATCTGCGCCCCGTTCAGCAAAGGCTCAGTGGTAATATCGGCGACGGCGAAATCATTGCCGCTATGCAGGGCGCGGGCGCGCTGGAACCAGTCACGATTGCTGACATTCTGCCCCGCAACACCGTACTGCCCCGGCCGACCTGACGCGATGATATTGCCGCTCAGGTCGCACAGCCACAGGTCGATATAGACCGTGTAGGCATCAAGGATGACCCCCAGCCGCTTTGAGGCATACGCACACTTGTCAGCCACCGGATCGGCGGCAGCGTCCACCATGGCCGCATCGGTCGCCCACCAGCGCACATCACAGGTGCGCTCATAAAGGTTGCGATCAATCAGTTCGATGGCATTAAGCGCCAGATCGGTCAGGCGTGCGCCCTGGGATTGCAGGGCCATGTCCTGCGTCAGTTTTTCAAGTGTGTCGAACTCCCCGCCGAGCTCTTTGGCCAGTGCCGACGACAACCCTTCGACTTCGGTGGAAATGCCGCGCACCTCATCGGCCACGACCGAAAACCCGCGGCCCAGCTCTCCGGCGCGATTAGCTTCGATCAGGGCATTGAGCGCCAGGATCTTAAGCATGTTGGTGACCGAGCGGATGTCACGCACCTTACCATTGGTGACCGCCTTGGCCTTGGCGGTATGGGCGATGATGTCGTTGACGCTAACGGGTTTAACGGCTTCGCTTACGGACACGGTTCCCCCTCCGGCTACCAGACGATGTGGTAAGATATGCAACCATCCACCCGAAGTGTTAATTAACCATAAAAGACATGGGTGCTATATAACCCTTCGTATACTAAGGGAATAACGATCTGTGCATAAGACAAAGGCTGTCGCGATATGCGACAGCCTTCGGGCCGGTTTAAACGTGTGCGCTTCAATCCGCTTGTTTCTGCAAAATGACGCCGTACCAGCCCAGCCCCTGATAGGTTTCGTAACCGGGCGTGCGGTGAAAAGCGACCATCTGACCCGCCGCATCGACATAGTGACCCGACGCTTGCCCGCCGGTATTGAGCCGGACATGCTCGCTTAAAATACCACGCCCGTCGGACGCGGCGATGACCGTGCCGGACGCATCGACCAGCAGTGCGCGGGTGTAGTGACGCTCCTCATCGCTTAGGCGCACCCCCTGCGTGATCGACAGGGCTTGGGGTTGCCAATCGAAATGGATGCCCAATATGCCGACCCGTTCGCCATCGGCCTTGCCACCCTTGCGCACACCGGTGGCATAGGTGGCGATCTGGGCACCATTCAGCAAAGGCTCTGTGGTGATGTCGGCGACGGCAAAGTCATGACCCGTTCTGAGCGCGCAGGCACGGCTAAACCAGCTACGATTGGCGACATTTGTGCCCGCGACACGGTGGCGGTCCGGGCGGCCATTGGCGATAATATTGCCGTTCAGGTCGCACAGCCACAGGTCGATATAGACCGTGTAGGAATTGAGGATAACGCCCAAACGCTCGCTGGCGTAGCGTCGACTGGCGTCATCGGGGGTGAGGGCGGCCTCAACCATCGACGAATTTGTCGCCCACCAGCGCACATCACAGGTCCGCTCATAAAGGTTGCGATCCATCAGTTCGATGGCATTGAGCGCCAGATCGGTCAGGCGCGCCCCTTGGGTTTGTTCAGCCATATCCTGAGTCATGGCCTCCAGCGTGACAATCTCGTGGCCGAGGTCTTTGGCCAGTCCCTCGACCTCGCTGGAAATGGCGCGCACCTCATCGGCGACGACGGAAAAACCGGCGCCTTTTTCACCGGCATGTTTGGCTTCGATGAGCGCATTGAGCGCCAGAATGCGCAGTTTGGCAGTGACCTGACGGATATCGCGAACCTTATTGCCGGTATTGAGCTTGGCCTCAGAGGTCTGGGCCAAAATATCGCTTAGGGTCACGGTTTTGCGGTCAGCTTTCGCCGTGCGGGCGAGAGTTTGTGTGGACATGGTGTACGACCTGATCTGTTTTTATGATTTAATTTTTGGGGGAGGTTTTTATGCTGCACTGCACGCGGAACTTGCCCCTGATTGAGGCTGCAGACGGTAAATGCTTAGTTAATTTTGATCCGTGGGCCGATATTCATATGTGAAAAAGTCATGACCTCATTCCATTGTCGCATAATTGCGACGCTATGGATTCAGGCGCAACTAAATCAGCGGCAATGCCTTATGGAATAAGGATATGTTATAATTTATCCATGAGTGAATACCAGCTCAGGCCCGCGATCAGGGCGGGGGTGCGCAAACGTCGACCGCCCGGAAATGGTGGCACGGGCAGGCGGCTCAGCAGGTCAATGTCGCGGCCATCCCCCGATACGGCGTGCGCCAGCAACTTGCCGAAATAGGGGGCCAGCACGACCCCCTGACCGGAATATCCCGCGGCGCACAGGAAATTGCGTGACAACTGGCGCACGAATGGCGCGCGGGTCAGCGTTATAGCCAGCGTCCCGCCCCAGCCGTGGCTGATGGTGACGTCAGACAACTGCGGATAGATTTTCAGCATATTTTTGCGCACAAAGGCGCGGATATCCTTGGGGAACCACGGCATATAGTTTTCGCCGCCGCCGAACAGCAGGCGGTTATCAGGCGTTTTGCGCCAGTAGTTAACCACAAAGCGCGAGTCGGCGGCGGCGTAATCATTGGGCAATATGGCCGCATCAGTCAGCGGTTCAGTCGTCAGGATGAAGTTGTTGATCGGCAGAACTTTCGCGTCGGCCTCATCGCTCAGGCCGTGCATATAGCCATTACCGCACAGCAGGACATGATCGCAGAGGACGCGGCCCGTTTCGGTCATCACCTCATAGCCTTCGCCCTTGGGCGTGATTGCGGTCACGCGGCTGTGTTCATAAATCTGCGCGCCCAAACTGCGGGCGGCCTCGGCCATGCCGAGCGCGAGTTTGAGCGGGTGCAGGTGTCCGCCGCCCATATCCAGTATGCCGCCGTGATAGACATCGGTGCCCAGCTCGGTCGCGACCTCGGATTTGGTCAGGATACGGGTTTTGTCATAGCCATAGTTTGTGCGCACAAACTCGGCATAGGCGATGTCGTCCGTCGCAAACTTCGGGCGGTGCCAAGCGTGGATCAAACCCTGTTTCAGGTCGCAGTCGATGCTGAACTCATCAATCAGGCCATGCAGGCTGACCATCGCCGCCTGCGACATGTCCCAAAAGGCGCGGGCGTCATCGGCTCCGAACAGGCTTTCCAGATGCTGCGGATCGAGGCGCTGCCCCACATGCATCTGCCCGCCATTACGGCCTGACGCGCCGGAGCCTATGCGCGCCCCTTCCAGCAGCACGCACTCTATGCCGCGCTGCCGCAATTCTATAGCTGCCCCCAGACCCGTATATCCCCCGCCGATAATGCAGACATGGGTGCGGATATCGCCGCTCAGCGCGGGTGCGGCGGGCGGTATGTCGGCGGTCTGGGTGTACCAGGAGCCTTCGGGGTGGCCGGTGTTTTTCACGGCTACACGCTGAGTAGCAAGAACTCCCGTTCCCACGGGCTGATGGTGCGCATGAAGGTTTCATACTCGTGCTGCTTGACGCGCGAATAGGCGGTGATGAACTGCTGGCCCAAAATCTCGGCCACTGGCTCGGACCGTTCCATCTTGATCAGCGCCTGAATGAGGCTGTAGGGCATGTCACCGGACGGCACTTCGCTCATGTCGGTATCGACGGGGGCGGCCGGTTTATTGGCCTCAATCATGCCGAGGTAACCGGTCGCCAGAACGCCGGCGATCGCCAGATACGGGTTGGCGTCCGACGACGGAATCCGGTTCTCAAGCCGGCGGTTTTCGGCATCCGACGGCGGCACACGCAGTCCCGCCGTGCGGTTATCATAGCCCCAGTGGGTGTTGACCGGCGCGCCGGACCCGCGCGACAGGCGCCGGTACGAATTGACATAAGGCGCCAGCAGTGAGGTGATCGCCGGCATGTACTTTTGCTGTCCGGCAATGAAGTGGAAAAAGGCTTCGGTCGGTTCACCAGTTTTCGGGTCGGAAAACAGGTTGTTGCCGGTGTGCGCATCCAGCACGGATTGGTGGATGTGCATGGCTGAACCGGGCTCCAGCGCCATCGGCTTGGCCATAAAGGTCGCATAGATATCGTGCTCCAGCGCCGTTTCCTTGATGGTGCGTTTAAACATAAATACCTGATCGGCCAGTTCGAGCGGATCGCCGTGACGCAGGTTGATTTCCATCTGGGCGACGCCGGATTCGTGGATCAGGGTGTCGATCTCAAGCCCCTGACTTTCCGAATATTCGTACATGTCCTCAAACAGGGCATCAAATTCATTGACCGCCGAAATCGAATAGCCCTGACGGCCAGTTTCAGGCCGGCCTGAGCGCCCGGTCGGGGGTTTTAGCGCATAGTCGGGGTCGATGTTTTTTTCGACCAGATAGAATTCAAGCTCCGGCGCAATGACCGGCTTCCAGCCCTTATCGTGATAGAGTTTAAGCACGCGCCGCAGCACCTGACGCGGGCTTTCCTCGACTGGTCGGCCATCGGGCAAAAAGGCGTCGTGGATGATCTGCGCGGTTGGATCGTTCGCCCACGGCACGACGCTTAGGGTGTTGAAATCAGGGCGCAGAAACACGTCGGTATCGGACTGCACCGTGCCGACAATGCCTTCTAAGTCCGGGAAATCGCCGGTGATGGTCTGGTAGAAAATCGACAGCGGCAAGTTCATGGAGCCGACCTGAATGAACTTGCGCACCGGCATGATCTTGCCGCGGGCGACACCGGCCAGGTCAGGCACCATGCATTCGATTTCTTCGATATTTTGCGATGCGCACCAATCGGCTGCTTCACGGATGTCTTTGGCGCCGCGCTTATTGTAGCCGGTTTTGGGACGTTTGGATTTGGACTTCATGGGTATGACTTTGAAGAGGGCTTTTAGGATGCAGCTTATGTGTGTATGGCTTGATCATGGCGCGGTGCCGGATATTTTCAACCGAAAATGTCTGTAAGTCTCCGGCGGCTACGTAAATGTGATCACAATATCTTATGCCCGTTATACCTCTAAATTCGGCGAATGATAGCTGTCTTGAACCCTATCGTGATGTCAAAGACCGCGACCTGACCGGGCGGCAGGGCCTGTTTATGGCTGAGGGCAAGGTGGTGCTGGAGCGGCTGTTTGCCTCGCCGCTGTGCGAGACGGTCAGTATATTGACCACACCGGCGCGGCTTGAAGGCTTAAGCGTGCCCGACGATGCGCCAGTCTATATCGTCGATCAGGCGGTAATGGATGCGGTGGCGGGCTTTCCGATCCATCGCGGTTATCTGGCCTTGGGGCGATACGCGCCGCCGCAAAGCCTTGAGGACATTTTGGCGCAAACAGGCCGGTTGCGGGTTATGGCCTTAAGCGCCATTGCCAATACCGACAATATGGGCGGGCTGATGCGCAATGCGGCGGCCTTTGGGGTTGATGCGGTGGTTCTGGATAGTGCCTGCTGCGATCCATTTTACCGGAAGGCTATCCGCGTCAGTGTCGGCGGGGCTCTGGTAGTGCCGCACTATCGGTTGGGCGCGGGGCAGAGTTTGCTAGAGGTACTTAACACCCACGGCCTGACCGCCTATGCCCTAAGCCCGGCGGGTGATCAGGTGCTGGATCAGATCGTGCCCGCGGAACGCTCGGCGTTTTTACTGGGGGCCGAAGGGCCGGGTCTGAGCCGTGAAATTCTGGACGCCGCCATCAGTGTGCAGATACCCATGCATGGCGGCTTCGACAGTCTTAATGTCGCCACCACCAGCGGGATCGTGCTCTATCATTTATGCCGCTAATTGAGGCCCTTATAGCCCTTAAACCAGGTCGCGAACCGCTCAAGCCCGTCCTTGAGCGGGGTCGAGGGCGCATAGCCGGTGACGGCCTTAAGCTTTGAGACATCGGCATAGGTGGTCGTGACATCACCCGGCTGCATCGGGCGCATGATCTTATGGGCTTCGCGGCCAAGTGCTGTTTCCAGCGTCGAAATCATCTCCATCAGGCCGACCGGCTGATGGGCGCCGATATTGTAGATTTCGTTTTTGCCACCGGCCGGCGGGTGGTCGAGTACGCCGATGATACCTTCGACGATATCGTCGATATAGGTGAAGTCGCGGTGCATGTGGCCTTCGCCGTAAACCTCGATGGCCTCACCCTTCATGATTTTTTCGGAGAAGCTGAAATAGGCCATGTCGGGGCGGCCCCACGGGCCATAGACCGTAAAGAACCTTAAGCCCGACTGCGGGATGCCGTACAGGTGGCTGTAGGTGGTGCTCATCAGTTCGCCCGACCGCTTGGTGGCGGCATAGAGCGAGACGGGCTCATTTACGCGGTCGTCTTCGCTGAAACCATCACCGGCCAGAGGACGGTCGCCGTAAACCGAGGATGACGACGCGTAGACCAGATGCTCAAAACCTTCGACCGCGCGGCAGGCTTCAAGGATGCTTAAGTGCCCCTGAAGGTTTGAGCGCTGATAGGCAAACGGGTTTTCGATCGAATAACGCACTCCGGCCTGAGCGGCGAGGTGGATGATGCGGGTAATGCCGGCGTCAAGCACCAGATCCTTGACAGCCTCAGCTTCAGCCACATCTATCTTGACGAAGCGAAACGCCGGGTGGTCATTGATCTGCTTCAGGCGGGCGTGCTTTAGTTCCGGATCATAATAGTCATTGACAATATCAATGCCGACCACGGTTTCGCCGCGCGCCAACAGGGCACTCGCTACGTGAAAGCCGATAAAGCCCGCTACGCCCGTTACCAGTATCGCCGTCTTAGCCAATGTCACCTAACCCTTTTCGCCTGTCCCTGCGGCGTGTTTAAACGCCAATGACCCTTACGTCACGCACAATATGCCGAGCGGCCTTAGAAAAGGTTTATGACTTGCCATCACCGCATTGATCATATTTATTAGTTCCATAAACAGCCGCCGCCGGTCAACGGACGGCGATTTCGGGCGGATTTCCGGCACAACTGAATAACCGAGGGATCATCTAAACCGGCGCATATGATGTGCGCCGCGTGGGAGGATTTATGTCTTTTCTGACTTCGACCCTTAAGGCTCTGGCCTTTTTGGGGGCATTATCGTGCGCGTCAACAGCTTTGGCCCATGAAACCCTAAAGCTTGAGGCCCCAAAGCCCGATCTGGCGGCGACCCCGCCGATGGGCTGGAATTCGTGGAATAAGTATAAGTGCGATATCAACGAGGCGATGGTCCGCCGTCAGGCCGATGCCATGGCCGCATCGGGTATGAAGGATGCGGGTTATAAGTATATCGTCATCGACGACTGCTGGCAGAAAAGCCGCGACGCCAACGGCAATATTCAGGCCGATCCTGAGCGCTTTCCGTCGGGCATCAAGGCTCTGGCTGATTATGTCCACTCCAAGGGGTTAAAGTTCGGGCTTTATTCCGATGCGGGGGTGCTGACCTGCGGCGGACGTCCGGGCAGCCGGGGCTATGAGTTTCAGGATGCCCGCCAATATGCCGAATGGGGCGTTGATTATCTGAAATACGACTGGTGCTACACCGGCACGATGGATGCCGAGGCGGCCTATACCATTATGGCCAAGGCGCTGCGGGCTTCGGGGCGGGATATACTGCTGTCGATCTGCGAGTGGGGCGATAATGAGCCGTCGAAATGGGCAGCAGTGCCCGGCCATATGTGGCGCACGACCGGGGATATCTTTGACGCCTGGGAAGGCAAGTCGGGCTATTCCATCGGCATGACCAATATCCTCGATAAACAGGTCGATCTGTGGAGCCATTCCGGGCCCAATCGCTGGAATGACCCTGATATGCTCGAAGTCGGCAATGGCGGCATGACGAAGACGGAATACGAGGCGCACTTTTCCCTATGGGCCATGCTGGCGGCCCCGCTGATCTCAGGCAATGACCTGTCGACCATGAGCGAGGAAACGCTCAACATCCTGACCAATAAGGATGTCATCGCGGTCGATCAGGACCCGCTCGGCCAGCAGTCCCGGCGCATCTGGAAAGACGGCGATCTCGAAATCTGGGCCCGGCCACTAAAGGGTGGCGACCGCGCAGTGGTGCTGTTCAACCGTGGGGCTGAGGCCAAAACCATGAGCGTGAGCTGGGATCAGATCGATCTGCCGGTGGCGCTTAAGGCCGATGTCAAAGACCTATGGTCAAAAACGGTGACCAAAGGCGTCAAAGGCACATTCAGGGGCACAGTGGCCTCACACGGCGTCATCATGGTGCGGATCACGCCGAAGGTGTAAAGTAGAGCATTAGGCCGCTGCGACACGCGAGTCGTAACGGCCTAATGCGCGGTTTCGGGCTGGAATGAGGCCAGAAGCTCCAGCGATTCCAGAAGGATCGCCCGCATGGCCTTTTCAGCGCCTACGGCATCGCCAGCTTCAATCGCCACCAGCACGGCTTCGTGGGCAGGGATGGAGGCGGTATGACCGGCGATCTTATTGGTCAGGCCAATAGAAATGCGAAGGGCCGTATTGATCAGGGCCCTCAGTTGCAGAAAGAACGGATTACCGGAGGCCTTTAAGATAGCGACGTGGAAATCAATGTCGGCCGCAAGCGCCGCATCATGGTCGTGGAGTTCGTTTCGCATGCCATTCAGGCCGTCGCGGATGGCGCGAATATCGGCCTTATTGGCGCGCTGAGCGGCAAGGGCGGCGGCCACGGGCTCGATCGCCAGACGGACCTCAGTGAATTCGCGGTAGATCTTGTTGGAATATTGCCGCTCCATCAGCCAGCGTGTGACATCGGGATCGAGCAGGTTCCAGTGGGCGATCGGCTCTACCTTGGTGCCCTGACGCGGACGCGCGCTCAAAAGGCCCTTGGCGGTCAGCATTTTCACGGCTTCGCGCGCGACGGTCCGGCTGGCGCCAAAGCGTATGCATAGTTCCGCTT
Protein-coding regions in this window:
- a CDS encoding glycoside hydrolase family 27 protein, whose translation is MSFLTSTLKALAFLGALSCASTALAHETLKLEAPKPDLAATPPMGWNSWNKYKCDINEAMVRRQADAMAASGMKDAGYKYIVIDDCWQKSRDANGNIQADPERFPSGIKALADYVHSKGLKFGLYSDAGVLTCGGRPGSRGYEFQDARQYAEWGVDYLKYDWCYTGTMDAEAAYTIMAKALRASGRDILLSICEWGDNEPSKWAAVPGHMWRTTGDIFDAWEGKSGYSIGMTNILDKQVDLWSHSGPNRWNDPDMLEVGNGGMTKTEYEAHFSLWAMLAAPLISGNDLSTMSEETLNILTNKDVIAVDQDPLGQQSRRIWKDGDLEIWARPLKGGDRAVVLFNRGAEAKTMSVSWDQIDLPVALKADVKDLWSKTVTKGVKGTFRGTVASHGVIMVRITPKV
- a CDS encoding FadR/GntR family transcriptional regulator translates to MRTQRGASLTYGLLETLGQSIVIGDFDRNGFPTEAELCIRFGASRTVAREAVKMLTAKGLLSARPRQGTKVEPIAHWNLLDPDVTRWLMERQYSNKIYREFTEVRLAIEPVAAALAAQRANKADIRAIRDGLNGMRNELHDHDAALAADIDFHVAILKASGNPFFLQLRALINTALRISIGLTNKIAGHTASIPAHEAVLVAIEAGDAVGAEKAMRAILLESLELLASFQPETAH